From the genome of Salvelinus namaycush isolate Seneca chromosome 10, SaNama_1.0, whole genome shotgun sequence, one region includes:
- the abhd8b gene encoding protein ABHD8 — MLTTLMDGLLCCLTGKSANVVVPIETSEAADGYEFVEVKPGRVLRVRHIIPEREVVDEPRGPGGSVHRKRKITVYRNGQLLIEDLGNEARQELLHAQNGDTQPNCTVEVELADPSSNPTVTADPKADKTGSVVGTGGAATSPSPTLGSAPDLTQQPRKRRRKPKRTVVIDSERKITSCKGTHADVAVFFVHGVGGSLDIWGSQLDFFSRLGYEVIAPDLAGHGASSAPQIAAAYTFYALAEDMRAIFKRYARKRNILIGHSYGVSFCTFLAHEYPDQVHKVVMINGGGPTALEPSLCSIFNLPTCVLHCLSPCLAWSFLKAGFARQGAKEKQLLKDNNAFNVSSFVLRAMMSGQYWPEGDEVYHAEIPVPILLVHGMYDKFVPIEEDQRMAEILLLAFLKIINEGSHMVMMECPESVNTLLHEFFLWEPESLPKSKPRPEIATKRPETAKIPTASNGGATPESKAKTK, encoded by the exons ATGTTGACCACCTTAATGGACGGCCTCCTCTGCTGCCTGACAGGGAAGTCGGCCAACGTCGTGGTTCCCATAGAAACCTCGGAAGCCGCCGACGGCTACGAGTTCGTGGAGGTCAAACCGGGTCGTGTCTTGAGGGTCCGACACATCATCCCGGAGCGGGAGGTGGTGGACGAGCCCAGGGGTCCGGGGGGAAGCGTCCACCGTAAGAGGAAGATCACAGTGTACCGTAATGGGCAGCTACTGATAGAGGACCTGGGCAACGAGGCGAGACAGGAGCTGTTACACGCTCAGAACGGAGACACACAACCCAACTGTACCGTGGAGGTGGAGCTCGCAGACCCATCGTCCAATCCAACTGTCACCGCTGACCCCAAAGCGGACAAGACAGGGTCAGTGGTTGGAACAGGGGGAGCGGCGACATCTCCATCCCCGACCCTCGGATCAGCCCCAGATCTGACCCAGCAGCCCCGGAAGCGGCGGCGGAAGCCCAAGCGCACAGTGGTGATTGACAGCGAGAGGAAGATCACGTCGTGTAAGGGGACGCACGCAGATGTGGCAGTGTTCTTCGTGCACGGCGTGGGCGGTTCCCTCGACATCTGGGGCAGCCAGCTGGACTTCTTCTCCCGTCTGGGCTATGAGGTCATCGCGCCTGACCTGGCGGGTCACGGGGCGAGCTCTGCACCTCAGATCGCGGCAGCGTACACATTCTACGCCCTGGCTGAGGACATGAGGGCCATCTTTAAGAGATATGCACGGAAGAGGAACATCCTCATTGGACACTCCTATGG tgTGTCGTTCTGTACGTTCCTGGCCCATGAGTACCCAGACCAGGTCCACAAGGTAGTGATGATAAACGGAGGAGGTCCCACAGCGCTGGAGCCCAGCCTCTGTTCCATCTTCAACCTGCCCACCTGTGTGCTGCACTGCCTGTCCCCCTGCCTGGCCTGGAGCTTCCTCAA GGCTGGGTTTGCCCGTCAGGGTGCGAAGGAGAAGCAGCTGTTGAAAGACAACAATGCCTTCAACGTGTCCTCCTTTGTGCTGCGTGCCATGATGAGTGGTCAGTACTGGCCCGAGGGCGACGAGGTTTATCATGCAGAGATCCCAGTGCCCATCCTGCTGGTGCACGGCATGTACGACAAGTTTGTTCCCATAGAGGAAGATCAACGCATGGCGGAG ATCCTGTTGCTGGCCTTCCTGAAGATAATCAACGAGGGCAGTCACATGGTGATGATGGAGTGTCCCGAGAGTGTCAACACCCTCCTGCACGAGTTcttcctctgggagcctgagTCCCTGCCCAAATCTAAACCCCGCCCCGAAATCGCCACCAAGAGACCTGAAACTGCCAAGATCCCCACCGCATCCAACGGAGGAGCAACGCCAGAAAGCAAAGCCAAGACCAAGTAA
- the ptprc gene encoding receptor-type tyrosine-protein phosphatase C: MAGLYGLKILLLCTGLIELAICVGDTTLTGSTAAKFPPTTVAITSTPPSIPITPLNSQTASTSATSPTIADQDKSNISIPLTTQSTKKANDSTGPLLPNTTTITTTTPTTRSPTLSSLTPTSNIITQASSQATLSNAPGDSSTGTSDPASTLNQTQAFPTNISTSQPQTLPTNTSTSQPQTLPTNTSTSQPQTFPTNNSISPSPSLPTSTPPIHNQTSPASTPTSTTAIPTGSQTKPTPPKCTYTVKPVKYGFRIDLKASTSNTYNISYQDETRQTRQTNGWRQLGNSTVEVKSLKPCNIYTVMKIQPECELEGNRTLTTWKLEKDDIVEDIDCIPGSICYLSDWDISEATPNGLEKSQMRSHTCGDKSNALCFELRPADFCSEVNTTFPPETCANFTKTKLIPVESFLNANKIVLVQPERLPAKIKWENEPVNCNETLAINYTCQEQSNKNNLNLSQLEPFTNYTCTGRINHGNRTIVNTTSFRIECDVVINVTKRESTNSSISLEWEPSIDKCQRSDLLHLTYNCCCQHNKHVCNITKTQKCVVEGLDAYTKYTCSIQPVKYKNNTINISKKKLSKTIETATGVPDMVDIQTLTLTQNNAFTIKCTQSEPKKWRGTGKVYIATITGSGLHKTRNNTMCSFTFEDLSYLTTYTVQIFTDNGKHRSKPTETQTTTQYNDKAVIGFLVFLIVLTSLALLFVLYKIYILQRKKSNDNDEQIELIQPSDEENLLNVEPIGSEVLLDAYKRKIADEGRLFLQEFQSIPRIFSRNSVREAKKSCNQPKNRYVDILPYDYNRVQLTTGNGETGCDYINASFIDGFKESKKYIAAQGPKEETVGDFWRMVWEQQSSIIVMVTRCEESNRNKCAQYWPSPEREVEIFEEFVVKLNREEHCPDYIIRHLSLTNKREKSAEREVTHIQFTSWPDHGVPGEPHLLLKLRRRVNAFKNLFSGPIVIHCSAGVGRTGTYMGIDAMMEGLEAEGRVDIYGYVVKLRRQRCLMVQVEAQYILIHQALIEHNQFGETEISLAELHPTLGTLKQRDPGNEPTLLEAEFQRLPRYKNWRTFNTGINEENKKKNRSSSVIPYDYNRVLVKLEDESSNDQDDDDDDDASSDEEDEESTKYINATQIDGYWCQRSLIAAQGPLADTTGDFWQMVFQKKVETIVMLSDLTEGDQEFCSAYWGDEKKTFREIEVELKATETLPAYTTRSIQIRHPKRKDSRQVKQYQFLKWAGRELPEKPQDLTDMIKNIKQTCGYGNSKAERILPVVVHCNDGSSRSGIFCALWNIMDSAETEKLVDVFQVAKALRKERQGMIHSLEQYQFLYDAVEGSFPIQNGEVKQPATAPAAAADSIQVVNETKAEQPASATTATQQGAEVVKEAIESTPLVAGKEAGAAAEGNEDEAKEPGSPTEKTPLEGASNGPAVTLEV, encoded by the exons GTGTTGGTGATACAACTTTGACAG GCTCCACAGCAGCAAAATTCCCACCAACAACAGTAGCCATCACCAGCACACCCCCAAGCATTCCCATCACACCTTTAAACTCACAGACAGCATCCACCTCAGCCACTTCTCCAACCATAGCTGACCAAG ACAAAAGCAACATCTCCATTCCTCTAACCACACAATCCACCAAGAAAGCAAACGACTCCACAG GCCCCTTACTTccaaacaccaccaccatcaccacgaCGACCCCTACCACCCGCTCACCTACACTCAGTTCGCTTACCCCCACCTCAAACATCATCACTCAGGCATCAAGCCAAGCTACCCTCTCCAACG CACCTGGCGACTCGAGCACAGGCACTTCTGACCCTGCAAGCACCCTCAACCAAACCCAGGCCTTTCCTACAAACATCTCCACCTCTCAACCCCAGACTTTGCCTACAAACACCTCCACCTCTCAACCCCAGACTTTGCCTACAAACACCTCCACCTCTCAACCCCAGACTTTTCCTACAAAcaactccatctctccatctccatctttgCCTACAAGCACTCCACCCATCCACAACCAAACCTCACCTGCAAGCACCCCGACTTCCACTACAGCTATCCCCACAG GCAGCCAGACTAAACCAACACCGCCAAAGT GTACATACACGGTCAAGCCTGTCAAATATGGCTTTCGGATTGATTTAAAGGCCTCAACCTCCAACACATACAACATATCGTACCAGGATGAAACACGACAAACACGACAAACCAATGGTTGGCGTCAACTGGGGAACTCCACTGTTGAGGTGAAGTCATTGAAGCCTTGCAATATCTATACAGTGATGAAGATTCAGCCTGAATGTGAACTCGAAGGAAACAGAACTCTGACCACTTGGAAATTGG AAAAAGACGACATTGTGGAAGACATTGACTGCATACCGGGGTCTATTTGCTATTTGAGTGACTGGGATATCAGTGAAGCAACTCCGAACGGCCTTGAGAAATCCCAAATGAGatcccacacatgcggagacaaATCCAATGCGCTATGTTTTGAGCTAAGACCGGCCGACTTCTGCTCAGAAGTCAATACAACCTTTCCTCCAGAGACGTGTGCCAACTTTACCAAAACAAAACTCATCCCTGTCG AAAGTTTCCTAAATGCCAACAAAATTGTCCTGGTACAGCCTGAACGTCTTCCTGCAAAAATAAAGTGGGAAAATGAGCCAGTGAATTGTAATGAGACTCTAGCCATTAATTACACCTGCCAGG AACAAAGCAACAAAAACAATTTGAATTTGTCTCAGTTGGAACCCTTCACAAACTACACTTGTACCGGACGTATTAACCACGGCAATAGAACAATTGTAAATACCACTTCATTTAGGATTGAGTGTG ATGTGGTCATAAATGTTACGAAGAGGGAATCCACAAATAGCTCCATCAGTCTGGAATGGGAACCGTCCATTGATAAGTGCCAACGCTCTGACCTTCTGCACCTCACATACAACTGCTGCTGTCAACATAATAAACATG TTTGCAACATAACTAAAACACAGAAATGTGTCGTCGAGGGCCTGGATGCGTACACAAAGTATACCTGCTCTATACAGCCAGTAAAGTACAAGAATAATACCATCAACATATCTAAAAAAAAACTCTCAAAAACAATCGAGACTGCTACTGGAG TGCCTGATATGGTGGACATCCAGACTTTGACTTTGACTCAGAATAATGCTTTTACCATTAAATGTACGCAATCAGAGCCAAAGAAGTGGAGGGGAACGGGAAAGGTGTACATTGCAACGATCACTGGGTCTGGTCTTCATAAGACACGAAACAATACAATGTGCAGTTTTACATTTGAGGACCTCAGCTATTTAACAACCTACACAGTTCAG ATCTTTACAGACAATGGGAAACACAGGAGCAAACCAACAGAAACACAAACGACTACTCAGT ACAATGACAAAGCTGTGATTGGATTCCTTGTGTTCCTCATCGTCCTGACGTCTCTGGCTCTCCTCTTCGTTCTCTACAAGATCTACATCCTGCAGCGCAAGAAGTCCAA CGACAATGATGAACAGATTGAGCTGATTCAGCCAA GTGATGAGGAGAACCTGCTGAACGTGGAGCCAATCGGATCTGAGGTGCTTCTGGACGCCTACAAGAGGAAAATCGCAGACGAGGGACGTCTTTTCCTTCAGGAGTTTCAG AGCATCCCCAGGATCTTCAGCCGCAACTCGGTCAGAGAGGCCAAGAAGTCCTGCAACCAGCCCAAGAACCGCTACGTGGACATCCTCCCAT ACGACTACAACCGTGTCCAGCTGACCACTGGTAATGGAGAGACTGGCTGTGACTACATCAACGCCAGCTTCATTGAC GGTTTCAAGGAGTCTAAGAAGTACATCGCAGCTCAAG gtcCCAAGGAAGAGACAGTGGGGGATTTCTGGAGGATGGTTTGGGAGCAACAGTCCTCTATCATCGTCATGGTAACACGTTGTGAAGAGAGTAACAGG AACAAGTGCGCCCAGTACTGGCCGTCTcctgaaagagaggtggagatCTTTGAGGAGTTTGTTGTGAAGctgaacagagaagagcactgtCCCGATTACATCATCCGTCACCTCAGCTTGACCAAC aagagggagaagagtgcAGAGAGGGAGGTGACCCACATCCAGTTCACCAGCTGGCCAGACCACGGTGTGCCAGGAGAGCCACACCTCCTGCTGAAGCTGAGGCGACGCGTCAACGCCTTCAAGAACCTCTTCAGTGGACCCATAGTCATCCACTGCAG TGCTGGAGTGGGGAGAACAGGCACTTACATGGGCATCGATGCCATGATGGAGGGGCTGGAGGCTGAGGGCAGAGTGGACATCTACGGATACGTGGTCAAGCTCCGGCGCCAGAGATGCCTCATGGTTCAGGTGGAG GCTCAGTACATCCTGATCCATCAGGCTCTGATAGAACACAACCAGTTTGGAGAGACAGAGATCTCCCTGGCAGAGCTGCACCCAACACTGGGCACGCTCAAACAGAGAGACCCCGGTAACGAGCCTACTCTGTTGGAGGCAGAGTTCCAG AGACTTCCACGGTACAAGAACTGGCGGACATTCAACACGGGGATCAACGAGGAGAACAAGAAGAAAAATCGCTCCTCTTCTGTTATTCCAT ACGACTATAACAGGGTTCTGGTGAAGCTAGAGGATGAGAGCAGCAATGACCAGgacgatgatgacgatgatgatgccTCTTCTGACGAAGAGGATGAGGAGTCCACCAAATACATCAACGCCACACAGATAGAT GGTTACTGGTGTCAGAGGAGTCTGATAGCAGCCCAGGGCCCTCTGGCCGACACCACAGGAGACTTCTGGCAGATGGTCTTCCAGAAGAAGGTCGAAACCATCGTCATGCTGTCAGACCTCACAGAGGGAGACCAG GAGTTCTGCTCAGCGTACTGGGGAGATGAGAAGAAAACCTTCAGGGAAATCGAGGTGGAGTTGAAGGCCACAGAAACCCTCCCAGCGTACACCACTCGCAGTATCCAAATCCGTCACCCTAAG AGGAAAGACAGTCGGCAGGTGAAACAGTACCAGTTCCTGAAGTGGGCGGGACGAGAACTCCCAGAGAAGCCTCAGGATTTGACAGACATGATCAAGAACATCAAGCAGACCTGTGGCTATGGCAACAGCAAGGCAGAGAGGATCCTGCCTGTTGTGGTCCACTGCAA tGATGGCTCGTCTCGCTCTGGGATCTTCTGTGCGTTGTGGAACATCATGGACAGTGCTGAGACAGAGAAACTGGTAGACGTGTTCCAGGTGGCCAAGGCTCTGCGCAAGGAGAGGCAAGGCATGATCCACAGCCTG GAGCAGTACCAGTTTCTGTATGATGCCGTGGAGGGATCGTTTCCTATTCAGAACGGGGAAGTGAAGCAGCCAGCCACCGCCCCAGCTGCAGCAGCTGACTCCATCCAGGTCGTCAACGAGACCAAGGCAGAGCAGCCTGCCAGCGCTACCACAGCCACCCAGCAGGGGGCAGAGGTGGTGAAGGAGGCGATAGAGAGCACTCCCTTAGTGGCAGGGAAAGAAGCAGGTGCTGCAGCAGAGGGCAATGAGGATGAGGCTAAAGAGCCAGGTAGCCCTACAGAGAAAACCCCTCTGGAGGGGGCTAGTAACGGCCCCGCTGTCACCCTGGAGGTGTGA